The following proteins are encoded in a genomic region of Rattus rattus isolate New Zealand chromosome 2, Rrattus_CSIRO_v1, whole genome shotgun sequence:
- the LOC116893921 gene encoding uncharacterized protein LOC116893921, translated as MKNLPHSHGLLKMQVDSGLNSGMYASEMGSETWTLSSILKQPCSLITGPLSLRSHWYCWTRVVSAAVLLRCEDVTVISRSSERSASYLGANSNLLALGLGDHLVQPWTTIHEGHTHPAFSTQKDTEEAPSWDLRLGINHTQTPVFTERFFLKEGRKVKVADFRTQSLLDSSSGPLNRDAIE; from the exons ATGAAGAACCTTCCCCATTCTCATGGGCTACTCAAG ATGCAGGTTGACAGTGGACTCAACTCTGGGATGTATGCATCAGAGATGGGCTCAGAGACTTGGACTCTGTCTTCGATCTTGAAGCAGCCCTGCAGCTTGATCACAGGCCCTCTCAGCCTCAGATCGCATTGGTACTGTTGGACCCGTGTAGTTTCAGCAGCAGTCCTGCTGAGATGTGAGGATGTTACAGTCATCAGCAggtcaagtgaaagatctgcttCGTACCTCGGAGCAAACTCCAATCTCCTTGCTTTAGGTCTTGGAGACCATCTAGTTCAACCATGGACCACCATCCATGAAGGACACACCCACCCTGCATTctccacacagaaagacacagaggagGCTCCCTCCTGGGACCTCAGATTAGGCATAAACCACACCCAAACACCTGTTTTTACTGAGAGATTCTTTCTTAAGGAGGGCAGAAAAGTTAAAGTGGCTGATTTCAGAACCCAGAGTCTGCTGGACTCCTCATCAGGCCCATTAAACAGAGATGCCATTGAGTAG